GAGCTGAGCGGCGAGCCGTCGCGCGCCGCCGACTGCTACGCCCGCGCGCTCGCGGCCGGCGGCCCGGTGGTCGAAGCGCAGGCGGGCCTGGCGCGGCTCGCCCTCGCGCGCGGCGACCTCGCCGCCGCCCGCGCCGCCGTCGAGGCGCTGCTCGCCGCGAACCCGCCCGCCGACGTCGCCGAGCGGGCGCGCGCCGCCCTCGCGCGGCTGGCGGCGGCGAAGTGAGCGGCCGCCGGAGCGTCGCGCCGGAGCGGGGCGATGAACGCGCGCCTGCGGCTCGTTCCGCCGCGATCGACCGCGGAAGCTGGTCCCGGGCGCGGGGCGGGGCGATGAACGCGCGCCTGCGGCTCGCCGCCGCGGCGCTCGCCGCGCTCGCCGTCTTCGCCGCGGGCGCCGCGCGGGCGCAGGAGACGGCGCAGCGCAAGGGGTTCTCCGTGCGGATCGTCGAGCCGAAGCCCGGCGACATCCCGATCGGCGAGACGACGATCCGCGCCGAGGTCACGGCGCCGCGTCCCGGCGACGTCGAGCGGGTCGAGTTCTTCGTGGACGACAAGCTCGTCTACAGCGCCCCGGAGCCGCCCTACCAGGCGGTCTTCGACTTCGGCAAGAAGGGAGGCGCGCGCGTCGTGCGCGTCGTGGCGCGCCACCGCGACGGGCCGGCCGTCTCCGACTTCGTGATCACGCGTTCGACGCAGCTCCAGTACACGGTGGACGTGCGGCGCGTCGTGCTCGACGTCGCGGTGCGCGACGGCGGCCGCCGGCTCGTGCGCGGCCTCTCCGCCGCCGACTTCACGGTCGTCGAGGAGAGACGCCATCAGAAGGTGATCTCCGTCTCGCCGGAGAAGCGGCCGCTGCTCGTCGGCGTCGTGCTCGACGTCTCGGGCTCGATGCGCGAGCGGATGAAGGACGCGCAGGACGCCGCCTGCGGCTTCATCGGCGCGTTGGCCGCGGGGGACAAGGCGTTCGTGGTGGAGTTCGACGAGCAGGCGACGCTGCTCGCCGAGCCGAGCGACGACCGCGCCGCGCTCTGCGCCGCCGCCCGCTCGACCGAGGCGGTCGGCGGCACGGCGCTCTTCGACGCCGTGCACGCCGCCTACCGCGTGGTGCACGAGCTGCCGTTCGAGCGGCGGGCGCTCGTCGTGCTGAGCGACGGCGACGACAACGAGTCCCGCCTCTCCTTCGACGAGCTGCTGCAGCAGGCGCAGCTCAACGACGTCGCGGTCTACGCCGTCGGCCTCGACGTCGGCGCGCTCACTTCGGCGCGCGGACAGCTCCAGCGGCTGGCCGACCTCACCGGCGGCCGGGCGCTCTTCGTGAAGAAGGCCTCCGAGCTGTCCGGCGCCTATCAGGAGCTCGCGGACGAGCTGCGCACCCTCTACCAGCTCGTCTACGAGTCGGACAACAAGAAGTTCGACGGCCGCTTCCTGCCGGTCGCGGTGGAAGTGAGCGGGGCGCGCGGATTCGACGTCCGGCACCGCGCCGGATACCGCGCGGTCGAGCCGTGAAGGACGACGCCGACCGCGGCCGCGGACGGCCGGGAGGAACGCCGTGACCCTGCGGCAGCGGATCGGGCTGCTGATGGCCATCCCCGCGGCGGCGCTGCTCATCCTCGGCGCCATGAGCTACAACTGGACGATGGACAACGCGCGGATCGCGCGGGCGATGGAGGTCAACTTCGCCGCGCTCGACCGCGTCTCGGGGCTGGCGACGCGGGCCCAGACGGCGCGCGCCCGGCGGGACGAAGCCGCGCTCGCGGCCGCGGCGGCCGAGGCCGCGGCGGCGCTGGCCGGCTCGACGCTCGCGCCGGAGCGGATCGCCGAGCGGACGAAGGCGATCGCCGCCGCGGCGGCGGCGAGGCGGCCGTTCGGCGAGCGCGCCGACGCGGTGATCGAGGAGCTGCTGCGCGCGGAGACCAACCTGGCGTCCGAGCCGACGACCTACGGCGGCGGCAAGCTGATCATGCGGCTGCTGCTCTTCGAGTCGGTGCAGGAGCGGGCGTCGCTCCTCGCCTCCGCGATCGACGACGCCGCGGCGGCGCGGGGCGGCGCGAGCGACGCCCTGGCGGCCTTGATGTACGGCCGGCGTCTGGCGCTGGAGAGCGTCCTCCGCTCGCCGCTGCTCGAGGGCGAGGAAGCGGGCGGTTCGGCGCCCCGCGCCTTGCTCGACGGACCGGAGTGGCGCTCGATCAGCCGCTACGTCGGGACGGCGCTGCTGCCGGGCGTCGATCCGCGGGAGCGCGCCGCCGCCGCCGAGGCCCGCGCCGCGGCGGACGCCGTCTCGGCGAAGGTCGGGGCGCTGATCGACGTCGAGCGACGGCGCGCCGCGCGACGCGTGGCGACCGTGCGGAGAACGATCCTGAACCAGCGGGCCGCGTGGGCGACGGCGCTGCTGCTGATGCTCGTCGTCGCCCCCGCCGCGCTCCTCCTGATCTCGCGCGACCTCGCCAAGTCGATCCGGCGCGCCGCCGGCTTCGCCAAGGCGGTCGGCGGCGGCGACTACGGCGCGCGGCTCGACCTTCCGGGCGGCGGCGAGATCGGCGATCTCGGACGGGCGCTCGACGGCATGTCGCGGCGGCTCGGCGAGGCGATCGCGCAGCTTCGTTCGCGCGAGAAGGAGCTCTCCCAGGCCAACGCGGAGCTCGCGGCCGCGCGCGACGAGGCCGAGGCGGCGACGCGGGCCAAGGCGGAGTTCCTGGCCAGCATGAGCCACGAGCTGCGCACGCCGCTCAACGCCGTGATCGGCTTCTCCGCCCTGCTGCTCGACACGCCGCTCGACGCCGAGCAGCGCGACTTCGCCTCGACGATCCGCGCCTCCGGCGACGCGCTGCTGCAGGTCGTGGGCGACGTCCTCGACTACTCCAAGATCGAGGCCGGCAAGTTCGTCTGCGAGTCGATCGGCTTCGACCTGCGGGCGACGATCGAGGACGCGGCGACGCTGGTCGGCGAGCGCGCCGCGGCCAAGGGGCTCGACCTGGCGGTCTTCTTCGAGCCGGGGCTGCCGCCGCGGGTCGTCGGCGATCCGGGGCGCGTGCGGCAGGTCCTGCTGAACCTCCTCAGCAACGCGGTGAAGTTCACCGACCGGGGCGAGGTCGCGGTGCGCGCCGCGGCGCTCCATCCGGAGGGCGCGGCGCCGATCGTGCGGATCGAGGTCCGCGACAGCGGCATCGGCCTCACTCCCGAACAGAAGGGGCGCCTCTTCCAGCCGTTCAGCCAGGCCGACGCCTCGACGACGCGGCGCTTCGGCGGCACGGGGCTGGGGCTCGCGATCTCCCGCCGGATCGTCGAGATCATGGGCGGCGAGATCGGCGTCGAAAGCGAGTTCGGCGCCGGCTCGACGTTCTGGTTCACGCTGCCGCTCGCCGCCGCCGCCGTCCCCGCGGCCGCCGCCGCGCCGCCGCCCGACCTGGCCGGCCGCGCCGCCCTCGTCGCGGCGACGCGCGCCGACGCGCGGCGGATGCTGCGCGATCCGCTGGAGGAGGCGGGGATGCGCGTCGAGGAGGCGGCGACGGCCGAGGAGGCGCTGGACAAGGCCGTCGCGGCCGCCGCGGCCGGGAAGCCGTTCGCCGCGGTCGTCGTCGACTTCGCCGCGGCCGGCGCGGAGAGGCTCGACTTCGCCTCGCGCCTCGCGGCTCGCGTCGGCGGCGGCCCGAAGGCGCTCCTCGTCACGTCGGTCAGCGCGCGCGGCGACGCGCAGCGGGCGCGCGGCGCCGGCTTCGCCGGCTACCTCGTGAAGCCGGTCCGGCGGCAGCAGCTCGTCGAGGCGGTGCGCGAGGCGCTCGTGCCGGGCGAAGGGCGCCCGCTGATCACGCGCCATCTCCTCGCCGAGAAGGCCGCGGAAAAGCGCGCGCGGGTGCTGGTCGCCGAGGACCATCCGGTCAACCAGAAGCTGATCCTGCGGCTGCTCGAGCGGCTCGGCTATCAGGCCGATCTCGTCGGCGACGGCCGGGCGGCGGTCGAGGCGGTCAAGGCCGAGCGGTACGACGTCGTGCTGATGGACTGCCAGATGCCGGTGATGGACGGGTACGAGGCGTCGCGGACGATCTCCGCCGAGCGGGGAGCGCCGCCGATCGTCGCGCTGACGGCGCACGCGCTGGCCGGCGAGCGCGAGAAGTGCGAGGCGGCGGGGATGGTCGACTACCTTTCGAAGCCGGTCCGCCCCGAGGAACTCGCCGAGACGCTGGCCCGCATCGTGCGCAAGGAGCCGGCGCGCTGAACGGCGCCCGGCGGCGGGGGCCGGCGGCGGCGGGGCGGCGAACGAATCGGCTTCGGCGGCTTCGCGCCGACGGCCGTCTCCTTGAGGATCGGGAAGGCGGACGGCGTCCGGATCGCCCGCGCCCTCGGTCGGCGCGGCTTGCGGCCCCGGGCGCGTCGGCTCAGGGGGTCAGGCGGGCCGGCGGCAGCAACTCCTCGAGCGGCGCCGCCGCGCCCTCCGGCAGCGGCAGCATCCGCGCCGCCACCGCCAGCGTTCCCCCGCCCCAGCGGACGCGCGGCGCGGCGAGCCGCGTCCAGCCGGCGCGGTAGAGCGCGAGACGCCACTCCCCGGCGTCGTCCGGGAGGAGGACGGCCCGTCCCTCGGCGTCGGTCGCGGCGCGGAGCGGCTCCGCCGCCCGCCCGACCGGCTCGAGAGCGACCCGCACGCCGGCGAGGGGACGTCCCTCGTCGTCCACGACC
This portion of the bacterium genome encodes:
- a CDS encoding response regulator, whose translation is MTLRQRIGLLMAIPAAALLILGAMSYNWTMDNARIARAMEVNFAALDRVSGLATRAQTARARRDEAALAAAAAEAAAALAGSTLAPERIAERTKAIAAAAAARRPFGERADAVIEELLRAETNLASEPTTYGGGKLIMRLLLFESVQERASLLASAIDDAAAARGGASDALAALMYGRRLALESVLRSPLLEGEEAGGSAPRALLDGPEWRSISRYVGTALLPGVDPRERAAAAEARAAADAVSAKVGALIDVERRRAARRVATVRRTILNQRAAWATALLLMLVVAPAALLLISRDLAKSIRRAAGFAKAVGGGDYGARLDLPGGGEIGDLGRALDGMSRRLGEAIAQLRSREKELSQANAELAAARDEAEAATRAKAEFLASMSHELRTPLNAVIGFSALLLDTPLDAEQRDFASTIRASGDALLQVVGDVLDYSKIEAGKFVCESIGFDLRATIEDAATLVGERAAAKGLDLAVFFEPGLPPRVVGDPGRVRQVLLNLLSNAVKFTDRGEVAVRAAALHPEGAAPIVRIEVRDSGIGLTPEQKGRLFQPFSQADASTTRRFGGTGLGLAISRRIVEIMGGEIGVESEFGAGSTFWFTLPLAAAAVPAAAAAPPPDLAGRAALVAATRADARRMLRDPLEEAGMRVEEAATAEEALDKAVAAAAAGKPFAAVVVDFAAAGAERLDFASRLAARVGGGPKALLVTSVSARGDAQRARGAGFAGYLVKPVRRQQLVEAVREALVPGEGRPLITRHLLAEKAAEKRARVLVAEDHPVNQKLILRLLERLGYQADLVGDGRAAVEAVKAERYDVVLMDCQMPVMDGYEASRTISAERGAPPIVALTAHALAGEREKCEAAGMVDYLSKPVRPEELAETLARIVRKEPAR
- a CDS encoding VWA domain-containing protein is translated as MNARLRLAAAALAALAVFAAGAARAQETAQRKGFSVRIVEPKPGDIPIGETTIRAEVTAPRPGDVERVEFFVDDKLVYSAPEPPYQAVFDFGKKGGARVVRVVARHRDGPAVSDFVITRSTQLQYTVDVRRVVLDVAVRDGGRRLVRGLSAADFTVVEERRHQKVISVSPEKRPLLVGVVLDVSGSMRERMKDAQDAACGFIGALAAGDKAFVVEFDEQATLLAEPSDDRAALCAAARSTEAVGGTALFDAVHAAYRVVHELPFERRALVVLSDGDDNESRLSFDELLQQAQLNDVAVYAVGLDVGALTSARGQLQRLADLTGGRALFVKKASELSGAYQELADELRTLYQLVYESDNKKFDGRFLPVAVEVSGARGFDVRHRAGYRAVEP